CACCGCCTCCTCGTGCTCCACGCCCGGCAGCAGCACGGCGAACTCCTCGCCGCCGAACCGGCCCACCGCGTCACCGCGCCGGACCGCGCACTCCAGCGCCGCCGCGATGCGCCGCAGCACCAGGTCGCCGGTCTGGTGGCCGTACGTGTCGTTGATGTCCTTGAAGCGGTCGACGTCGATCATGAACAGGCCGACCCGCGCGCCGGGCGGCTGCTGGCGGGTGCGCTGCAACTCGAGCACGGCCTGGAGGTGCCAGGCCTCGGCGTTGAGCAGGCCGGTCTTGGTGTCGGTGCGGGCGGCCAGTTCCAGCTGGTGGATGAGCACGGTGCGGTGCAGGGCGACGGCCGCGACGACCATCGGCACCGCGAACCCGGGCCACCACGCCACGGCGAGGGCGACGAACCCGCCCATCGCGAGCTGACCGGCTTCGAGCAGGTTGTCCGCGCCGCTGCCGATGGCGTCCTTCACCGAGCGGGGGCGGACCGTAAGCAGGATCACCGCGGCGACGAGGGCGGTGTTGACGAGCCACTGCGCGGCACCGGCGCCGACCAGTCCGACCAGGTCAAGAGGCCCGTCGGGCTGCCCGGACCGGAGGTTTTCGCGCAGGCCGGTGACGCCTGCCACGGTGCTCGCGGCGAGCGTGGCCAGCACCATCATCGCCGTGGTGAACACGCACCGGTGCGGTGGTCGGGACGCGTCCCAGCGGCCGACGACCCACCAGCGGTGCGCGTACATGATCACGACGAGGGCGACGGCGAGCGCCGGCGGCAGCACCAGCGCGCCGGCCACGATCCAAATGCTGCACAGGTCGACGTGCGGCAGGTGGCTGTGGTCGCGGCGGATGCGCTCGATCCAGCGCGACGAGTGCAGGTGCAGCGCGGCGCAGCCGAGGAGCACGGCGAACACGGCCCAGGACTCGGCCGGGACGGGCCACGCGGTGGACGCCGCGATCGCGATCACGGCGAGAAGATCCACCGAGAGCACGTACGCCAAGGCCTGTCCGGGCAGGGACCATAGTGACCAGCGTCGATCGCCCGACGACGCCGAACGCGTTCTGCCCATGGTTCCTCACGGCCGTCTACCCCGGACTGTCATCGTGTCCGGACGGAGGGTCACAGTATATGTGACCTGCGCGTATGTCAGCCGCTACCGGGGTGACGCAAACCACTGGAGGTGATTGCGGTGCGCGACAAGATCTGGTGAAACCGCTGGTCAAGGCGTCCGGACGAAACGGGACGGAGGTGTGGTTGTGCGCGACAAGATCTGGTGATCCCGGTGGTAGCCGAATACCGAGTACCGACCGCGAGCGACGCAGAGAGAGGTGTCCCGCCATGCGCGACAAGATCTGGTGAATCCCCGTGGTGACGAAGTGCGGACCGTGAGCCATGCCGAGGGGAGGTGCGCCGCGATGCGCGACAAGATCTGGTGATGCCCGGTGCGACAGACGATCGGTGCACGACGACGACACCCGAGGCCGGGCCGCGGCGAGATTCCGACTCCCGCGGCCGGCGCGGCCAGACTCCGACTCCCGCGGCCGGCGCGGTCAGACTCCGACTCCCGCGGCCGGCGCGGTCAGCCGACCCGTGCCCGGACCAGCCACAGGCACGCCGCGGCGGCGCCCAGGCCGCTGACCACGAGCGTCGCCCCGAGACCGACGACCTGACCGAGCAGGCCGCCCACCAGCGCTCCCGCGGGCGCCGTGCCCCAGACCGCCGTGCGGATGGTCGCGTTGACGCGCCCGTGCAGAGCGGTCGGCGTGGCCTCGTACCGCACGGGCACCTGGTGCACGTTGTAGATCTGGAGCGCGAACCACATCACCGCCACCGCCATGAACGGCTCCACCACCACCAACGCCTGCCCGCCGCCGGTGACGAGGATCGCGGCGACCATCGTGCGGCGACGGCCCCAGCGTTCGCCCAGTCGGGCGGCGACGAGTGCGCCGACCAGCCCACCGACCGCTCCGACGGACAGCGTCAGCCCGGCCTGCGCCGCCGTCAGGTTCCGCTCCGACACCAGGTACAGCAGGACGACGACGGTGAACGCGTTGAACCAGAAGACGTGCGTCGCCGTGCACAGCGTGACGCGCCGCAGCGCGTGGTGCCCGAAGACGGCACGGACGCCGTCCCAGACCCCTCCGGTCGCACGGGGCTGCTCCCCCACCACGCGCAGCCGGACGAGCGTCAGCGCCGCGACGAGGAACGTGGCCGCGTCCGCCAGCAGCGCACCGGCGGCCGTGATCGCGCCGACGAGCCACCCGCCCAGCGCGGGTCCGGCGATCTGCGCCGTGGCCTGACCGACCTCCACCGCGCCCTGCGCCCGCGTCAACTGCTCGCGCGGCACCACCATCGGCACCAACGCCAGCCCCGCGATGTCCCCGACCACGGCGAACGCCCCCGCCACAAACGCCACCGCGGCCAACAACGGCACCGACAGCACCCCGACCGCCGCGGCGACCGGCACCACCCCCAGCGCCACCGCCTGCCCGACCGCGCACGCCGCCGCCACGGCCCGCCGCGGCAACCGGTCCGCCCACACCCCGGCCGGCAACCCGAACACCAGGTACGGCAACCGCCCGCACGCCGTGACGACTCCGATCTCCCACGGCCCGGCGCCGAGCGTGAACGCGGCGATCAACGGCACCGCGATCACCGTCACCTGCGACCCGACGAGCGACACCGTGTGCCCGGTCCACAGCAGCGCGAACGACCCGTTGCGCCACAACGGTGTGTCCGGCACGCGTCAGTTCACCGCGGCGGGCGCGACACGGGACCACGCGGTGGTAGCGGTGAGGGCCAGGATCGTGCCCGCGATGCCCGCCACGGCGATCGCGGTAGCCGCGGAGCCCGTCATGGTGGCCAGCAGGCCGCCTCCGGCGACACCGATGCCTTGCGCCGCGACGAGTCCGCTGCGGGCGAAGCCCAACGCCTGCCCGCGCTGCTCGTCCGGCACCAGACGGACGAACGTCGCGCCCGCCGTCACCTGGTACGCGCTGAACACGCCGCTCACCGCGAGCAGCGCCACGGCGCCGACGAGGTTCGGCGCGAGCAGGTAGCCGACCAGGGGCAGCGCCGTGGCCACCGCCAGCAGTCCGAGCAGCCGAACCCTCAGCGACGCGGGCAGGAACCGCAGCAGCACCGTGCCCAAGACCATCCCCGCCGGGTCTGCGGCCAACAGCAGCCCGACACCCGCCGCGCCCGCGCCGACCTCCGCCGAGAACGGCGCGGCCAACCCCTCCGGCACCACGGTGAACATCGCCAGCCACCCGAGCCCGACCAGCATCCGCAGCCGCCGGTCCCGCCACACCAGCGCCGCGCCGGCCCGGATCCGCACGTGCGCGGCGGGCACGAACGCGGGCGCCGGACGTTGCCGCAGACCGAACCGCAGCAGCAGCGCGGACAACGCGAACGTCACCCCGTCCGCCAGCAGCGCCCCGGACGTCCCGAGCCACGCCACCACCAGACCGCCGCCGACGAACCCCAGCAGCAACCCCGCCTGGTGCGTGATCAGGTGCACGGACTGCCCGGCCTCGTACCGGTCCCCCAGCACGGACGGCAGCAGCGCGCCCTGCGCGGCGGCGAACGGCGGCTCCGCGAGCTGCGCGACCACCAGCAACGCCGCCACCAGCGGCAACGGCACGCCCGGGATCGCCATCACGGCCAGCAGCACGGCCCGCACCACGTCCGCGACGACCATCACGGTCCGCCGCGGGTACCGGTCGGCCAACCCGGTCAGCAGCACCCCCGACACCAACGCGGGCAGCATCGTCAACGCGTACGTCAACGCCGTCCACGCCGCCGACCCGGTGCGCTGGAACACCAGCACCGACAACGCGACCCGGGCCAACTGGTCCCCGACGGTCGACAGCACCGCCGCCGACCACAGCACCCGGAACTCCGGCACCGCGAACACCGCGCGGAACCCCGTGCCCCCGACCAAGCCGCTACCCCCGATCCGACGCGACAGACCCGGCACGATCGATCCCACCCGCGACCGATGAGTTTTCCGGGCCGACCCGGTCACAAGTTGTGCGGCGTGCGACCGGCACGCCACCGTACAAGCCCGGAGGGTGACGATGAGCGGGGTTTCGGCGATGACGGTTGACTTCACACAGGAAGCCGAGCGGTACCGGCACGAGCTGCGGGTGCACTGCTACCGGCTGCTCGGCTCGTTCGACGAGGCCGAGGACCTCGTGCAGGAGACGTTCCTCAAGGCGTGGCGCGCGCGGGACACGTTCGAGGGACGTTCGTCGTTCCGGGCCTGGCTGTACCGGATCGCCACGAACGCGTGCCTCGACGTGATCAACCGGCGTCCTCCGCTCGGCACGACCGACGACATGCCGGCGGCCGACGTGCCGTGGCTCCAGCCGTTCCCGGACTCGCTGCTGGACGACGAGCCGGACGTGGAGGTGGTGGCGCGGGAGACGATCGAGCTGGCGTTCCTGGCCGCGGTGCAGCACCTGCCGGCCAAGCAGCGGGCGGTGCTCGTGCTGCGGGACGTGCTGGGCTGGCCGGCCAGCGAGACGGCGGCGTTGCTGGAGGACACCGTGCCGGCGGTGAACAGCGCGCTGCAACGCGCCCGCGTCACCATGCGCAAGCACCTGCCCGAACGGCGTGCCGACTGGTCGGGTGAGCCGAACCCGCGGGAGAAGGCCGTGGTGCGGAAGTTCGTCGAGGCCACCGAGCGCTGCGACTTGGAGATGATGGCCGCCGCGTTGCGCGAGGACGTCACGTGGACCATGCCGCCGCAGCCCGAGTGGTACCGCGGCCGGGACGCGCTGATCGAACTCTGGACGCCGGTCATGATCGGCCCCGAGGCGTTCGGCGAGTGGAAGGTGGTGGAGATCATGGCGAACCGGCAGCCGGCGCTGGCGAACTACGCCCGCAAGCCCGGCGAGGAGTGCTTCACGCCGGTGGCGATGGACGTGCTGCGCATCGAGGACGGCGTGATCACCGAGATCATCACGTTCCCGTCGGACCGGTTCCCGCACTTCGGCCTGCCCGCGACGCTGTGAACTTCGACGTCCGCGTGGTGACCGTGGCCGGGTCACTCCCTTATGACGCACGGGAGTGGCGGGACGCGTTGGTGATCGTCCTCAGCGGCGTGCTCGACCTGGACGGCGAGCTGTTCCCGGAGGGGTCGGTGCTGGCGTTGGCCGGTTTGTCGCTGGAGGTCCTGCGCCGGCACGGCGGGCAGCCCGCCGTGCTGGTCGCGGTGACGAGGTCAGCTCCCGACGAGCACGCCGCGGGCGAAGGCGACGAGCTCGGCGGGCGCGGTCTCGGGGGACCCGGTCCCGTAGGGCGGTCGGGGGTCGTACTCCAGGAAGAGCTGGGTGAACTCGGCCCGCTGGTCGCCCCAGATCAGGCCGGCCAGGGTGAGCGCCATGTCGATCCCGGCGGACACCCCGGCGGCGGTGACCACGGACCCGTCGACCACCACCCGCTCGGTGCTGACGACCGCGCCGCGGGCGGCCAACTCGTGGCGCAACGCCCAGTGCGTGGTCGCCGGACGGCCGTCGAGGATGCCCGCCTGAGCCAGCAGCGTCGACCCCGTGCACACCGACGTGGTCCAGGTCGCGGTCGGGTGCACCTCGCGCAGCCACGCCGCGACCACGCCCTCCGCCAACACCTTCGCCCAGCCGCGGGCGCCGGGCACCACGATCACGTCGGCGCGGTCCAGCTCGGCGAACGTCGTCGTCGGCACGATCGTCAGCCCGGCGTCGGCCCGCACCGGCTCGCGTGACTCGGCCACGAAGTGCGCGGTCACCTCCGGCTGCTGCCCCAGCACCTCGTACGGACCGATCAGGTCCAACGCGGTCATGTCCGGGTAGAGCACAAATGCGATGTCCATCCGATCCCCCTTCTCATGCCGCACCGGTGGTGCGGAACCTGTGGCGGTACCCGCCCGGCGTCACGCCGAGCACCCGCAGGAAGGCCCGGCGCAACGTCTCCGCCGAGCCGAAACCCGTGCGTCGGGCGACGACGTCCAGTCCTTCGTCGCCCGACTCCAACAACCCGGCCGCCGCCTCGACCCGGACCTGCTCGACGTACCGGGCGGGCGGCAGGCCGACCCGGCGCGGGAACACGCGGGCGAAGTGCCGCGGGCTCATCGCGGCGCGGCGGGCCATCTCCTCGACCGTCCAGCCGGAGGCCGGGTCGTCGGCGATCGCGTCGAGCACGGCCCGCAGCCCCGGTTCCCGCACCGGCTGCACCCGTGACCGCACGCTGAACTGCGACTGGCCGCCGGACCGTTGCAGGAACACCACCATCCAGCGGGCGACCAGCCGGGCCAGCGCGGCGTCGTGGTCGCGTTCCACCAGCGCCAGCGCGAGGTCGATGCCCGCGGTGACGCCGGCGGACGTGGCCACCCGCCCGTCCTGCACGAAGATCGCGTCCGGCACCACCCGCACCGACGGGTGCTCTTCGGCGAGCCGGTCGCAGTACGCCCAGTGCGTGGTCGCTCGGGCGCCGTCGAGCAGCCCGGCCTCGGCCAGCACGAACGCGCCCGTGCACACGCTCGCCACCCGCCGCGCGCTGTCCGCCACGCGCCGCACGTGGTGCAGCAGCTCGGTGTCACGCGCCGCCCCCGTGAACCCGAAACCGCCGACCACCAGGACCGTGTCCACCCCTCCGGACACGTCCCGCAGGTCCTCGGCCTCCATCCGCAGCCCACCGGACACCTCGAACCCGCCGCCGACCGCCGCCAGCCGCAACCGGTACCCGTCCCCCTCGTCGCCGCGCGCCATGTTGGCCCCGGCGAACACGTCCACCGGGCCCGCGATGTCGGTCATCGTGGCCCCGGCGTACCCGACGACCAGCACCTCTCGTTCCACACCGTCCACCCTCTCCGCCGACCGGGGTGGCGGCAACGACCTGCGACCCTCGATTCCTGCCACGCTACGGTCTGGTCCGTGCTGAGGATCGAGATCGACGGCGAGCCGCCCACCATCGACCACTTCGCGCCCGGCCTGCTGGCGAACTACGGGCACTTCACCGCCATGCAGGTCCGCGACCGTCGGGCGAAGGGCCTCGACCTGCACCTGCGCCGGCTCGACCAGGCCAATCGCGAGCTGTACGGCAAGGAACTGCCCGGCGACCACGTCCGCGCCCTGATCTCCCAGGCGCTCGGCGACGACGTCCGTGACGCGACCGTGCGGGTCATCGTGTTCGGAGTGGACGAACCGTCGGTGATGGTGGTGGTGCGCACGCCCTACGGCTCCCCTGCGACGCCGCAACGCCTGATGTCCGTCGACTACACGCGCCCGCTGCCGCACGTGAAGCACATCGGCGGGTTCGGGCAGATCCACCACGGCAAGCTCGCCGAACGGGCCGGCTACGACGGCGCGCTGCTCACCGACGACGGTGTGGTGGTGGAGTCCGCGATCGCGAACATCGCGTTCCTGGACGACGCCGGCGACGTGGTGTGGCCACAGGCCGACTGGCTGCACGGCATCACCATGCAGCTGCTGGAACGGGGCCTGCCGACCCGGCGGGAAGTGGTGCGGCTGACGGACCTCGGCCGGTACCGGGGCGCGTTCGTGACCAACTCGATCGGCGTGGCCGCGGTGTCGCGGATCGACGACGTCGAGTTCACCGTGGACGGTCCGGCGCTCGCGCGGGTGCAGGCGATCTACGACGCGATCCCCGCCGACCCGTTCGATTGAGTAGATCCACCGATGTCCGACGAGCGCGCCGCACGGGACCGTGTGCGGGTGATCGATTTACGCGTCGTCGTCCAGATCGTGGTGGTGTGGCTCGTGATGGGGCTGTCCGCGATGGTCGTCGGCTGGCTGGTGCTGTTCGGGTTCTTCATCAAGAGCGCCGGACTGGTGGCGATCGGCATGATCGGCCCGTTCGCGGTGATCTTCCTGGTCGGGACGTTCACGCCCAAGGGGAGCCCGTTGACGCAGACCGCCGGGCGGCGCGTCGGCTGGGCGGCGCTGGTGACCTTGTTCGGTCTGGTCGGCGCGGTGTTCTACATGGCCGTGCTGGAGGCCAGCGAACCGGCGAAACCGCCGACGTTGGTGGGGATCGTGGGCCTGGGGCTGCCGTTCGCGCTCGTTGCCGCCGTGCTGGCGCACGGACTGGTGGTGCGGCTGACCGCGGGCGTCGTAACCGTGGCCGCGGTGGCGTTCGGCATCTGGCTGCCCGGCACGATGCCGGCCGACGACGGGGCGTCCCGGATCGCGCACGCGAAGCTTCCCGGTGGGGTGCTGCTGATCGCGACGCCAGAGGGCTACGACTTCCCCCGGCTGACCGTCGCCGACGGTCGCGCCACCCTGTCCTACAGCTCTCGCAGTGCCGACCAGCGGCTGGACTGGCACCCGCGCCTGAGCCTGGAGCCGGCGACCGGTGAGACCACCGACCTGGTGTACCAGCGGAACTACGACGACCACGTCTTCGTGCGGCGGATGGGCGACGTGGACGTGACGGCCGTGGTGTCGGACGACGCGGACGTGGACGCCGCGCGCGAGTTCGTGCTCTCCGTCCGGCCCGCGACCGACGACGAGGTCAAGCGACTGCTGCCACGGGCGCCCGGCCGGAACGACCGGAACGTGCTCGGCCGGTTCGCCGCCACGTGGACCCGACTCGCGGAGTAGGCCGGTTCTTCAGACGGCGGGCGGCCGGTCTTCATACGGCGTGGACAGCACGACCGTGGTCCTCGTCGACACGTTCGCCGCCTCGCGGATCTGCCTCAGCAGCTCCTCCAGGGCTGTCGGTGAGGCCACCCGGACGCGGACCAGGTACGAGGCGTCACCGGCGACCGAGTAGCAGGCCTCGATCTGCGGCAGGTGCTCCAGCCGTTTCGGGTAGTCGTCCGGGGCGGCCGGGTCGATCGGGGTCAGCGAGATGAACGCGGTCAGCGGGAGGCCGATCTCGTCGCCGTCCAGCCGCGCCGCGTAACCGCGGACCACGCCGCGCTGCTCCAGCCGCCGCACCCGTTGGTGCACGGCGGAGACGCTCAGCCCGACCCGTTCGGCGAGATCCGTGAAGCTGCACC
This is a stretch of genomic DNA from Saccharothrix ecbatanensis. It encodes these proteins:
- a CDS encoding RNA polymerase subunit sigma-70; its protein translation is MSGVSAMTVDFTQEAERYRHELRVHCYRLLGSFDEAEDLVQETFLKAWRARDTFEGRSSFRAWLYRIATNACLDVINRRPPLGTTDDMPAADVPWLQPFPDSLLDDEPDVEVVARETIELAFLAAVQHLPAKQRAVLVLRDVLGWPASETAALLEDTVPAVNSALQRARVTMRKHLPERRADWSGEPNPREKAVVRKFVEATERCDLEMMAAALREDVTWTMPPQPEWYRGRDALIELWTPVMIGPEAFGEWKVVEIMANRQPALANYARKPGEECFTPVAMDVLRIEDGVITEIITFPSDRFPHFGLPATL
- a CDS encoding MFS transporter — protein: MVGGTGFRAVFAVPEFRVLWSAAVLSTVGDQLARVALSVLVFQRTGSAAWTALTYALTMLPALVSGVLLTGLADRYPRRTVMVVADVVRAVLLAVMAIPGVPLPLVAALLVVAQLAEPPFAAAQGALLPSVLGDRYEAGQSVHLITHQAGLLLGFVGGGLVVAWLGTSGALLADGVTFALSALLLRFGLRQRPAPAFVPAAHVRIRAGAALVWRDRRLRMLVGLGWLAMFTVVPEGLAAPFSAEVGAGAAGVGLLLAADPAGMVLGTVLLRFLPASLRVRLLGLLAVATALPLVGYLLAPNLVGAVALLAVSGVFSAYQVTAGATFVRLVPDEQRGQALGFARSGLVAAQGIGVAGGGLLATMTGSAATAIAVAGIAGTILALTATTAWSRVAPAAVN
- a CDS encoding Lrp/AsnC family transcriptional regulator, with protein sequence MANPSLEPTDRAILRELAADGRCSFTDLAERVGLSVSAVHQRVRRLEQRGVVRGYAARLDGDEIGLPLTAFISLTPIDPAAPDDYPKRLEHLPQIEACYSVAGDASYLVRVRVASPTALEELLRQIREAANVSTRTTVVLSTPYEDRPPAV
- a CDS encoding GlxA family transcriptional regulator, producing the protein MEREVLVVGYAGATMTDIAGPVDVFAGANMARGDEGDGYRLRLAAVGGGFEVSGGLRMEAEDLRDVSGGVDTVLVVGGFGFTGAARDTELLHHVRRVADSARRVASVCTGAFVLAEAGLLDGARATTHWAYCDRLAEEHPSVRVVPDAIFVQDGRVATSAGVTAGIDLALALVERDHDAALARLVARWMVVFLQRSGGQSQFSVRSRVQPVREPGLRAVLDAIADDPASGWTVEEMARRAAMSPRHFARVFPRRVGLPPARYVEQVRVEAAAGLLESGDEGLDVVARRTGFGSAETLRRAFLRVLGVTPGGYRHRFRTTGAA
- a CDS encoding GGDEF domain-containing protein, producing MLSVDLLAVIAIAASTAWPVPAESWAVFAVLLGCAALHLHSSRWIERIRRDHSHLPHVDLCSIWIVAGALVLPPALAVALVVIMYAHRWWVVGRWDASRPPHRCVFTTAMMVLATLAASTVAGVTGLRENLRSGQPDGPLDLVGLVGAGAAQWLVNTALVAAVILLTVRPRSVKDAIGSGADNLLEAGQLAMGGFVALAVAWWPGFAVPMVVAAVALHRTVLIHQLELAARTDTKTGLLNAEAWHLQAVLELQRTRQQPPGARVGLFMIDVDRFKDINDTYGHQTGDLVLRRIAAALECAVRRGDAVGRFGGEEFAVLLPGVEHEEAVAIAERMRSEVHRVLVDDGNGGTVAGLTVSIGIAVWPEVAEDTVEGLLAAADAALYDAKRLGRDQVQSAGRHRRSRWTPAVRSERPGV
- a CDS encoding MFS transporter, with translation MPDTPLWRNGSFALLWTGHTVSLVGSQVTVIAVPLIAAFTLGAGPWEIGVVTACGRLPYLVFGLPAGVWADRLPRRAVAAACAVGQAVALGVVPVAAAVGVLSVPLLAAVAFVAGAFAVVGDIAGLALVPMVVPREQLTRAQGAVEVGQATAQIAGPALGGWLVGAITAAGALLADAATFLVAALTLVRLRVVGEQPRATGGVWDGVRAVFGHHALRRVTLCTATHVFWFNAFTVVVLLYLVSERNLTAAQAGLTLSVGAVGGLVGALVAARLGERWGRRRTMVAAILVTGGGQALVVVEPFMAVAVMWFALQIYNVHQVPVRYEATPTALHGRVNATIRTAVWGTAPAGALVGGLLGQVVGLGATLVVSGLGAAAACLWLVRARVG
- a CDS encoding aminotransferase class IV, translating into MLRIEIDGEPPTIDHFAPGLLANYGHFTAMQVRDRRAKGLDLHLRRLDQANRELYGKELPGDHVRALISQALGDDVRDATVRVIVFGVDEPSVMVVVRTPYGSPATPQRLMSVDYTRPLPHVKHIGGFGQIHHGKLAERAGYDGALLTDDGVVVESAIANIAFLDDAGDVVWPQADWLHGITMQLLERGLPTRREVVRLTDLGRYRGAFVTNSIGVAAVSRIDDVEFTVDGPALARVQAIYDAIPADPFD
- a CDS encoding DJ-1/PfpI family protein; translation: MDIAFVLYPDMTALDLIGPYEVLGQQPEVTAHFVAESREPVRADAGLTIVPTTTFAELDRADVIVVPGARGWAKVLAEGVVAAWLREVHPTATWTTSVCTGSTLLAQAGILDGRPATTHWALRHELAARGAVVSTERVVVDGSVVTAAGVSAGIDMALTLAGLIWGDQRAEFTQLFLEYDPRPPYGTGSPETAPAELVAFARGVLVGS